A region of the Polaribacter sp. L3A8 genome:
TCAAAATAGAGAAGCTAATAAAACGGTAGATTCTTTAGAATGGTTAAAATGGATAATTTTGGCCTTAATTTATATTGTAATTGCGTTTACATTTAGATCTTACAGTCAGCCAATTTTATTGCTTTTAATGATTCCTTTTAGTATGATTGGTGTTGTTTGGGGGCATTTTATTCACGATTTTTCTATCAATATTTTATCTTGGTTAGGTATTATTGCCTTGGTGGGTATTATGGTAAATGATGGCTTGGTTTTAATAGGGAAGTTTAACAGTTATTTAAAAGAAGGCATGTTGTTTGATGATGCATTAATTTTGGCAGGTCAATCTCGTTTTAGAGCAATTTTCTTAACCTCTTTAACTACTGTGGCAGGTTTAGCACCTTTAATGTTAGAAAAAAGTAGGCAAGCCCAATTTTTAATTCCGATGGCAATTTCTATTTCTTACGGAATAGCGGTTGCAACTATTTTAACCTTGGTGATGTTGCCATTGTTACTGTCTGTTTCCAATTCTATAAAAGTGGGCATAAAGTGGTTAAAAACAGGAGAAAAAGTAACGAAAGAAGAAGTAGAAAGAGCTATTATAGAATCTAAATTTGACGAAAATGAAGATCATTAGAAACACCATATTAATAGTCGGATTTTTATCGACTTTACAAGGAATCTCGCAAGAGATTTTAAGCAAAAAAGAAGCACTAGAAATTACGTTAGAAAATAACTTCGGAATTAAAATTGCGAACAATAATTTAGAAGTTGCAAAAAACAATAAAAGTATTTATAATACTGGTTTTTTGCCAACAGCTTCTATTTCTTCTGGCGCAAATTATAGTAATAACAATCAAACAATTTCTCGTCAAGATGGTACTTCTACAAGTATAGATGGTGCGGTTACAAAATCGTATAATGCCTCAATAGGTTTAAATTATACGCTTTTTGATGGTTTAGGTAGAAAATACAATTATCAACAATTAAAAGAAACGTATAATTTAACAGAATTACAAGCTAGAGAAACTATAGAAAACACCTATTTACAGTTATTTACAACGTATTTTCAAATTGCTAGATTTTCTGAAAATCAGGCAAATTTAAACGAAGCTTTAGCTATTTCTAAACAAAGATTACAACGTGCCAAATATCAATATGAATATGGGCAATCTACCAAATTAGAGTTGTTAAATGCTGAGGTAGATGTTAATAATGATAGTATTACTCTAATAAATGCCAACCAACAATTAAGCAATGTAAAACGTGGTTTAAATGTGATTTTAGGGGTTGAGAAAGAAGTGAATTATGAAGTAGATACAGAGGTTGAGTTTGTTAAAATGATGAATTTTGATGAACTTCAACAAAAAACAATTGCTAACAATGCTACCTTAAAACAGAACGAAAAAAATGTGGCTATTAGCGAGTTTAACATCAAAATAAACAAAGCAAATTACTTACCATCTTTAGGTTTAAATACTTCTTATGGATGGAACAAAAGTGAAAACCCAGAAACTTCTTTTTTAGCAGCATCTACTTCTAATGGGTTAAATGCTGGTTTAAGTTTATCATGGAGTTTGTTTGACGGTGGAAGTACAAAAACCAATGTTGCAAATGCTAAAATTGCTTTAGAAAATCAGCAAGTTTTACTAGAGCAGCAAAAACTAACGATTGATAATAATTTAAAAAATACTTGGGAGAATTATCAGAACCAATTATTTATTTTAAAAGCACAAGAAAAAAACGTTTTAACTACTCAAAATAACTTTGAGAGAACCAAAGAACGATACAAATTAGGTCAAGTTACTTCTATAGAATTTAGACAAGCTCAGATTAATTTTATCAACTCTAAAACGGCATTTAACAATGCTAAGTTTGATGCAAAATTAATAGAATTACAGTTGCTACAATTAAGTGGAGATATTTTAAATGAGCAGTTTTAAAAACTGATTTTAATCATATGTTAATTTATCCTTATATATTAATTTTGGATTTAAAATTAGACGAATATGAATTTTTTGAATATACCACAGGTCTCTTGGGTTAACGGTACAGTCATGATTGGTGTTTTTGCACTGGTTGTTATAGGTTTGGTTGTAGCTGTTTATTTATTGATGACCACAGATAAAAAAGCAAAATAGATCTTATAACAAATTAATTTTAAAATGTTGTATAAATAATTTGAATTATTTTTTGTTCAGAAAATATTAGCGTAGTTTGATTACGTTTCTATTTTATATTGAAATATGGACGAAAAAGAAACATAATTATATGCCACATTTTAATGCTAGTTTGGTATTAAAGTTTTTATATAAGCCTGAGTTAATCTCGGGCTTTTATGGTTGCAATAAAATTCATTTCATTATTTTTATAGTTGAAAAAACAAGTAATAATGATAAGTACGTTAGAAAGTAATTTTGGATACCTTTTTGAGAAAGAATTAATTTTAGAAATTCAAGAATTAGGAATTTCTAAAGATTTTAAAGAAGATGTTACTATTATTGAGGTTGGAGATTATATAAAATCGATGCCTTTATTAATTTCGGGTGCTATTAAAATTCTTAGAGAAGATGAAAAAGGAGATGAAATTGTTTTATATTATTTAGAAAAAGGAGATACTTGTGCCATGACCCTTTCTTGCTGTATGGGGCAAACTAAAAGTAAAATTAGAGCAGTTGCAGAAACAAATGTAGAGTTGATTATGTTGCCAAAAGAAAAAATGGCAGAATGGTTGGGGAAATATAAAACGTGGCAGGCTTATATTTTACAAACCTATCACAATAGGATGGATGAACTTTTAGAAGCTTTAGATACTATTGCTTTTTTAAAAATGGATGAACGTCTTTTTAAATACTTAAAAGACAAAGCTATGGTTACTCATAGTGATCTTTTAAATGTTACACATAAAGAAATTTCAGAAGATTTACATACCTCTAGAGTTGTTATATCTCGATTGCTAAAAAAATTAGAAAATGAGGATAAAATCAAACTTTTTAGAAATAGTATTAAAGTCTTAGAACTGTAACATTAGTTACTGAATAATAATAAAATACATGCTATTTTTGTAATAAAAATAGATGAAATTTTTAACTTTATTTATAGCAGTGGCTTTTATTTTTGGATGTAAAGATGCTAAAAAGTCTCCTTCTTATTCTAAAAAATCAGTTTCAGAAACACAAGAACATATTGGTAAAAAGTTAATGGAAACAAACTGTTATGTTTGCCATAATGCTACAACACCAGAAGATAATCGAATTGCACCACCAATGATTGCCATTAAAAAACGTTATTTAATGGGACATGCTACAAAAGCTGCATTTATAGCATCGATGCAAAATTGGATTAAAAATCCGACCAAAGAAAACGCTATTATGTATGGTGCCGTACAACGTTTTGGTTTGATGCCTAAACAGGCTTTCCCAGAAGAAACGATTCAGCAGATTGCAGATTATATGTTTGAGTCTGAAATAGAAAAACCCGTATGGTTTGATGAGCATTACAATCAACAACATGGAAATGGAAGAGGAAATGGAAACGGAATGCAAGGGCCGTTGCAAGGTGCTAATTTAAAAAACTTATCATACAATGAAAAGGGATTAAAGTATGCATTAGCTACCAAAAGTGTTTTGGGTAAAAACTTAATGGGTACAATTCAAAAAAAAGGAACCTTAGCAGCATTAAAATTTTGTAATGTAAAAGCGTATCCTTTAACAGATAGTATGTGTTTAGTGTATAAAACAAATATAAAAAGAGTTTCAGACAAACCAAGAAACGTAAACAACACAGCTAACAGTTTAGAGAAAGGATATATTACTGTTTTTAAAAAAGAGGCACAATTAAATAAAGAGTCTAAACCGATTGTTGTTGAATCTGCAGAAAATGTAAATTTTTATTATCCAATTAAAACAAGTAGTATGTGTTTGCAATGTCATGGTACACCAACTTCAGATATTAAAAACACTACTTTAGCACAAATAAATAAGTTGTATCCAAATGACTTAGCGATTGGTTATAAAGAAAATCAAGTAAGAGGAATTTGGAGTATTACTTTTAATAAACAAATATAAAATTCTTAGGCATGAGTAGTTTTACAGAAATAATAAATCAAGATAAAGCTGTTTTAGTAGACTTTTTTGCAGAATGGTGCGGACCTTGTAAAACAATGAGCCCTATTTTAAAAGAAGTAAAAGATACTTTGGGAAATAAGGTTTCTATTATTAAAATTGATGTT
Encoded here:
- a CDS encoding TolC family protein, which encodes MKIIRNTILIVGFLSTLQGISQEILSKKEALEITLENNFGIKIANNNLEVAKNNKSIYNTGFLPTASISSGANYSNNNQTISRQDGTSTSIDGAVTKSYNASIGLNYTLFDGLGRKYNYQQLKETYNLTELQARETIENTYLQLFTTYFQIARFSENQANLNEALAISKQRLQRAKYQYEYGQSTKLELLNAEVDVNNDSITLINANQQLSNVKRGLNVILGVEKEVNYEVDTEVEFVKMMNFDELQQKTIANNATLKQNEKNVAISEFNIKINKANYLPSLGLNTSYGWNKSENPETSFLAASTSNGLNAGLSLSWSLFDGGSTKTNVANAKIALENQQVLLEQQKLTIDNNLKNTWENYQNQLFILKAQEKNVLTTQNNFERTKERYKLGQVTSIEFRQAQINFINSKTAFNNAKFDAKLIELQLLQLSGDILNEQF
- a CDS encoding c-type heme family protein, which gives rise to MKFLTLFIAVAFIFGCKDAKKSPSYSKKSVSETQEHIGKKLMETNCYVCHNATTPEDNRIAPPMIAIKKRYLMGHATKAAFIASMQNWIKNPTKENAIMYGAVQRFGLMPKQAFPEETIQQIADYMFESEIEKPVWFDEHYNQQHGNGRGNGNGMQGPLQGANLKNLSYNEKGLKYALATKSVLGKNLMGTIQKKGTLAALKFCNVKAYPLTDSMCLVYKTNIKRVSDKPRNVNNTANSLEKGYITVFKKEAQLNKESKPIVVESAENVNFYYPIKTSSMCLQCHGTPTSDIKNTTLAQINKLYPNDLAIGYKENQVRGIWSITFNKQI
- a CDS encoding Crp/Fnr family transcriptional regulator, translated to MISTLESNFGYLFEKELILEIQELGISKDFKEDVTIIEVGDYIKSMPLLISGAIKILREDEKGDEIVLYYLEKGDTCAMTLSCCMGQTKSKIRAVAETNVELIMLPKEKMAEWLGKYKTWQAYILQTYHNRMDELLEALDTIAFLKMDERLFKYLKDKAMVTHSDLLNVTHKEISEDLHTSRVVISRLLKKLENEDKIKLFRNSIKVLEL
- the trxA gene encoding thioredoxin, with protein sequence MSSFTEIINQDKAVLVDFFAEWCGPCKTMSPILKEVKDTLGNKVSIIKIDVDKNQSLAAKYQVRGVPTLILYKSGKQVWRQSGAVQKAALITVINNANN